One Dermacentor albipictus isolate Rhodes 1998 colony chromosome 10, USDA_Dalb.pri_finalv2, whole genome shotgun sequence genomic window, ccacctttcctacccttgttttctctctttgGATCGGTTGCTATTCTTGTGCTCTTATGTCCGAGAAATATTTTTATGTGCCAGAAGAGTCCATTATAGACGAGTTAATGAACACAGCGTGATAAATTTGCTTAccagagcatgcagcaatgaaGAGCTTGACATCAACGGAGTCGTAATCTCTTTTAAgctgaaaaggaaaaagaaaaagcagcgtTAGTCACTATAAGGCAGCAGTCTCATTTTCGCTGCAAATATACGTATCGAACATACTTGCAGGCAAACTATCCACTTATGCTAATGTTGTGAAATAGGCTTCTTCCTGGTTACAATATCAGCAGTTCCACATACACCGAAGATAGTTTCTCTGAATAGTCAACCGTACTGAATTAGCTACAGACATTTTGTTGACTTTCTTATATGCAGGCTGTGTCAGAAATTAAGAAGAAAGAAATTGTAATAACTTCTTGTGGTGATATGAACTTAGTTTTTCAAAAAAGCTGTGAAGGTGATTCTGCAAGAAATACCCTATCTGTGGTCTGCGCATCTCGCTTCGTTCATCGTCCTGCTTTTTTTCCTGATCTTTTGCATATAGTGTCTTTATTGTGCTGCGCGAATTGCAATACATTTATCTTTTTATCAGCTCATTTCCTGCAACTACAGCCATTCCTGGAGCAGGACGTCAACGAAACAACCTTTACAGCTTACTTCCCCCGCCTGCCTTCGCGAATATGCTTGCCTGTCTTCCTTTCGCAAACTGTCCCCCAAGCTGATCCTGCACGACCACCTTACCCACACTGCGTCGTACATTTCCCCACCTTTCGATCATACACAAAACATGAAAACTTTGCCATGCCAAACGAAAACACACTCTCAATGATTTACTCCACGACCTCCCCAGGACAGGAACCAGCTTTCCGGACCACTGACATCGGCTGTTGCTGACCACGGTTTTACGTTATCGCTCATAGTACGGATTGGTGCATAACTAAAGAAAAAGACTATCCTTATCCTTGTTTGTTACAGCTTGTTAGCCGTTATAATTTATCACATTACTCAATCTTGCCTTTATATTGACCCGCACAAGTGACGTAATCGAAATGGCGTCGTGCAGCAAAACCTGAAGGTGCGGGGTCATGCCCCGACCACGACGCCCGCATcttgatgggggcgaaagcaaaaaaaaaaaattatccgtgTATCTTGCACAGGGTGTACGTTAAATTagcccaacccgccgtggttgctcagtggctatggtgttgggctgctgagcacgaggtcgcgggatcgaatcccggccacggcggccgcatttcgatgggggcgaaatgcgaaaacacccgtgtgcttagatttaggtgcacgttaaagaaccccaggtggtcaaaatttccggagtcctccactacggcgtgcctcataatcagaaagtggttttggcacgtaaaaccccaaatattattattattattaaattagcCCACGTGGTGAAGaactgtgcctcataatcacattgtggttCTGGGACATAAAATTTCAGAATTTAACTTTTGCCTACGTATTGCTCTATCTGTGTATCGATCAGTAGAATTCGTCAAACCATCTGATTATTCCAAagaggacttcttcttgggcaagttggtgctcagatttcctaggtatactctGTGGCGCAAAatgcatttcttgaaaagggacagaagaaaggaggacagtgacttcactgtcttcctttcatCTGTCCCTTTCAAAGAAATGTAGTTTGCGCCCCAACGTATACCTAGGACATCTGATTATTGTTTGCAGGTATTTGAGACTCCCGTCTTTAATATATCTGGAGTGGTGGGTTGCactgggctggttggtacatgtAGTAATTTGATGATAGCACTGCTGAAAAACTGCACAATGACAAGATCATCGTGAATTCAAGTTGATCTTTCGGCGCCACTTTTGCCTCCTATCACCATCGTCTTGTCTTTAGCGCTGTGACCGTAAAATACCTGTGTTTCAGGATTGCACAAAGAAATAAATAGCTAAATTAGGTATTGGTGCTTCCCCGCTGAAGaatcactgttctttttttttcttatttcatttcCTCACCGATTTGAGAAGGGCGATGCTGGATCCATCCATGAAGGAGACGCGCGAGAAGTCGAGGATGATGTGGGTGGGCAGAGCGAGCATCTCGGTGACGCAGCTGTTACTCGACTTCAACGAGCAGAGGTCCGCGGCCACGCTGCAGTTCAGCGAGGCGTTCTTGGACTCGGCGCCCAGCATCGGTGAGTCCTGCATCGAGGGAACACACATAGAGACCATTAATAAATCTGAgcagtggaatgaaaaaaaaacaacgcagtTGCGTTCAGTAAGTACAGTCTTGGACATCTGTTTCAGACATTACGTTCCACGAAAGTACGGTGATGGCTAGGACCAAGAACAATACCGCGCGAAGGGGCATGGCAAGCTAGAGATGCACATTTTTGCTGTTCGCACTGGCTGAACTGTGCTGACAGTGTCTTTTAAACGGTCGGGTCTCGTTCAAAACGGGGGATCTTTAATTTGACATCACATTTTTTGTTCTCAAGAAAACGAGCAAGAAGCGATGTTACACGATGTGGCTGGAAACCAGAATGTAGTCCGATTCCGTTTCACATTTCCTCAGCATATATTTACACCTTAGTGTCACACTAGGCGCAAACAAAGGCGTCCAATATATTTTGTAATGCAGATTGTTCACGGAGCAGAGGTGGACTGGGCGTGCGACAGAGCTATGCGAGCCTTCCTGGAGTCGACGCGCCTGAAAACCCCGTCTCAGACGCAGCGCTTCGATAGATGTACATTTGCGGGAAGAATTCCCCTTGCCTGTCTTATGCGTCAGTCAATCGCTTGACAATTTAATTTTTGAAAAAGCTGCCACGCTTGTGACAAAGTACGTGACAATACACGTGCTACGGAATCTCACCTTGACTAGGTTGGCGAGGTTGCACGTGGATCCCTTTTGGGCTCGTTTCCGGGCTTTCAAAATGTCTCTGATGAGAGAAAAACGCCAAGTGTCACAGCATTTCCACTTACTGGAATCCTATTACGAACGcggctgcaagaaaaaaaatactttgggCCATAAAACAAAGTCACAGCAGCAAAAAGTATGTGATACGTGGCACTCGGCGCTGTCATTCGTTTctcaatatatattttatttagttTTACTGCTAAACTGCTATATATAACTTTCACTCCTTATGAAACCAAGATAGCAAAATATACACAGAACACAGGCTACCTGGTGCCCGGAGTTCTTAATCTCTGAATAAACTCTTAATAAACGCCAAGTGACTTTCTTATGACAGCCTGATGATTTTTCCAACGCTTTCAAATGATTCTGAAGTGCATGAAATTTCTAATAATACCTATGAATTTCCATTACTGGATAAAAAATAGCACCATAATGTCCGATCGGTAGTCATGATACAGTTTACGCGAGGAGAGGTTTTTGTCGGGCGAGTTTAAATAAAGAAGGTAAATCAATATTGTTTTTCATTTGTGAGACAGTGATATGCCGACATAGCTTTCTTGTCGCGGTCCTTGTTGTAAGATTTATTCATGCATACAATGTCTTGTTTACAACGCCCATAATTTTTCTGGATGTCAGAGAGAGCGCCCTTCTGTTAGATAGGTAGAGTGGAAGATATTTCTCCAGTCTTTATTTTGACAGCAACGGGAGTCAGTATCTCCTGCTCAACAAAAGCTAGACTGAAGCAATCAGTATTTAGACACGCTCAAGAATTATTTACCGAAAACATTCCTGAAAACATTTATACGACGAAGACAACTGATTGGAAGGACTACAAAGCTCAAACCCAATGGCGATTCTTAGGTATAGCTTCACATGATTGCGACTCAGAATAAGTACGTTACGTTCTTCTCACCTGACAGTGAAGCCGATTTTCTTGTTGAGTTGTTCCTTGAAGTATTCCGTGTTGGCAAAATGAACAGGTCCACCGAAATGGAAGATTTTGATCTTCGGAATCTCGTCGACCTGCACATAACACCAAATTTTTAGACATCGACTGCAGCGAATTTCCATCTGACGTTCGGACCACTATGAAAATAATGCGCGCGTGTATTAATTCGATTTTTGTGGCACTCAGTTTCGAGATATGGCTCTGTGAGCCACATAGTACATCCATGATTCAGGACTGCGCAAAAGCATGTGTCCTTTGGAGTCATAGCCTCAGGACATGGAAAGCACAAACCCTTTGAAGTAAATTACTCATATACGAAACACAGCTCCGGCGCTATTTATGATTGCATGCTATTTTGAGATTCTCTTAAACTACAAAAAAATATCTGCGAAGATTggcacgctgtacgtcatttgcTATGTGTAGCCACTTCTGTCGCTACTCAATCTACAATTACGCCAATAAAGTCTTACCATTTGGTACTTCTTGATGGGCACGAAGAACTCGGTGTCAGCCACGGAACCAAGCAGGAAAGTCTTTGGCCTGTTGGAAAGAACGATAATTTTCACCTATAGCGAAACATTGCTGCTGAAGTCAGTTGCGTCAAGCTTTGGTGTGACGAGGTAAATGAGCAACTGGATTACCATAAGCAACTATTATGCAGTTTTTCTCTTTTGTATTGCCGGGTGCCATAGTCAGTTCAACAAACATGTCGCGTGAACCTTCGTTTTACGGATTGAGGTTATCGTTCTCATGTAATTAGAAGTAGTTAAACACTGCATTCCTCCGCAGTGGTATTGATATTTTGGAAACCCGGAATAAAGAACGAACTAAACAGAGGCGCTTGGCCAGTTTAGTTAGTCCTACCTCGGCCTTTGTCTCCTAGCTTGCGTTCACTGATTTTAATCTGCTCACTATAAATCATTTGGGCCAACAATCTTTCTTTCATGAATGTCAACCACAGGGTGTTCAGAGATATGTTCGTTACCTAAAATGGAACTGCGCACCTCCCATATGATGACCTTCCAAGAATTTGGTGCCAGGTGCATCAttacaaacaagtgaaagtgCTTATGCTATGCTTCAGCTAAGTACGGTGAAGGAAGCATTGCGACAAAACAACTTTGCAGCATCAACTGCGAAGTGATTGCGAAACGCTCACCTCTGGATCTTGTAGATGAGAGTGAGCAGAGAGAAGCCAACGCCAATGGCGAGTCCAGTGATGACGTCGAAGATGACGGTGGCACCGAACGAGACCATCCACACTTGCTGTAAGATGCAAGGGGGAAACATTAATTGCTAAAATTGGGTTTCACACCTAATTTCATACATTTCTTCATCTGCATAATGATTGCTTCTTACAGTTGCTGCTAATAAATCCAATTGGTGGGACAAGAAAACTCGCTGTAGCTAACGTTTCAATAAACGGATTTCTCGCAACCTTGGTTCCAGTGATACTCGTTGTTCTACCACTGTCGATCACTTGAAAACCCTATCCTGTTGTTAGCTTTTTGTCTTGTGTGGACTGATTTACAAGCATTTGACGCAATAAAACAGTTTGCAAGAATCAAATTATTTGATGGTTTCGCATACACCGATTTCGAACTTTCCAGCAAATAATCGAATTGGAACAATTCTTTCAGGACAAAGGCATCTATTTCATGCTTTGCATATTTTCTCTTGCCACTAGATGGGTACACTGCAAAAGCAGCGAGGCGGGCACTTACTCCGTCGATTTTCGAAATGTCCCAGTAGCGCTTAAAGTCTTGCACTTGCATAACAATTTTCTTCAGCGATGTTACGATGATTGCCGCCAAGACGCActgaaaagaaataaacaaaatgttTGTTACATATCGTTGTATCTGAAGCCTTGTCAGTAGATCCTACCGACTAAGGTTTAGGAAGGGAAAAGGAATTCACCAGGGCTTTAGGACGTGTTAGGCGCGCGCAATTATAACACACGAGGAAATCAGGTGAACTGTCAAGAAGACGCGCTGAGCAACACTAGTCATGACAAGCTGAATGACCTGACATCATTTTTCCTGAATTAGGTCTAAGCAATTTTCATACGATGCACCCGGATATTGTTAGCACAATGAAATTTGTCAGGTTGGTCGCAGAGCGAAGTGGCAACGTTAAACTACGGGTATTTGGCATATTGGTAATATGCTAAAAGATTAAAACAGTGTATGTTGCTCGTTATTATAGTTGATTTCATTTAATGTTTCAATAGGAAGGTTCACTGCCACAAATTCATGTGCCGGCTAGAGATGCTGTTGTGGAGGTCCTCTATAAACCTTTATCGCCTAATGTTTCTAATGTGTATTGGTTGAATCTATTAAGAGCATTTCGCGCTCCACTCCCCATTGAAATGTGCCGAATGCCGCCTCAAATCGATCCGGAAACCTCATAATCACTATTAAAACTTCATAGCCTCTTAGTTACCATGGTGACTTTTCAATTTTTCATGAGATCCGGCTGACACCTCAGTGCATGCTATGCAAGCAGCAAAGGTAGATTTTTCGGCTTCATTGTTCTTGCTTATTCACACATGTTAGCGCGGAAAAGTGTGCCACTGAAGGGACGGTTATCCCCTAAATGTAAAAACGAAATTTCAACAAATGAAAAATGTCAAGAGACGACGAAAATTAAGAACTCTTGCAAGTCAGCAAAATACTCACTATGGGTAGCTCCTCCAAGTAGTGACCCAGGAAAAGAACCATAAGGACAATGATGGCGATGTTCACCACACTCACAATCTGTTTGAGGACGAGATAACAAATGCGAGAGAATTACTTAAGCATGCTCTCTTCTACAAACAGCCCAAATTACAATGCAAAAGACCAGAAATATGAAATGTGAATCATTCACGCAAAAGGTGGTCGCTTCAGTTCTAAATAAGATTGGCGCTTTTGTTGATGATATAACAATGAAGTGCAGGAAGCGTAAATTTCATTTTTCTTACTCAGTGGGAGACCCTTTCGCGAAGCAAGATTGAAAATCGCTCGGCTCACCTGAGTCTTGCCACCAGCGCCCTCTTGTACGGCACTGCGAGGTACGGATGCGGCGATTGGGAAGCAGGAGAAGAACGATGAGAACACGTGACTCGCTCCAAGGGCGAGGAACTCCTGTTTCGGGAGCAAAAAAAACACGAGAAGTGTGTATGTCATCTTCATTTAACACTACTGACAAATGCGCAAAATATACGCGGATGCCAAGTTAGGGCGATATTAAAGACAACACGCCAGTTGTTTGAGAGTTTGAGCAAATTATACGCGACTTCATAAGCATACTTTCAATTACGATATCAAGGTATACTACGTGTTTGCACTGGTTAGTGGAGCCTCATGTCTGAAGCCTCTTGTGGGTCACATGTGCCTACTAGATGTGCGCTTAGCTGGCGTTTTATTTGTGAAAGCATCCCAGTGAGCATTCACAACGGCGAATCTTGGATGTCATGTGGCCGTGTTTGTCACAATGCGACGGGCGTGAAAGGTCCGATTGGTCGAAGTGACTAATGTGTGTGAGTGGATCACTGATAAGTTTATCTGTTTTACGActgactttgaaaaaaaaaaaatttgatatcgcaataaacGAGAAGCGACTGTGCATTGGGAAGTATGAAATAAAATAAGTTGTTTTATTCGGAATGCATCGGTGAGGTAAAACAATAATGTAAAAAAGATTATCGTAACATTAGACTCATGGGAGATTTGTGGTTAATATACGTGGCTAAATGGAGAAATGTCTACGCTAGGCTGAGCATGGGCTGATGACCGAGTAATAGGGTTTACAAAATAGTGATTCTTGCCAAAACAAAAGCAAGTAAGCTGCTATATTGACAATGAATATTTGTAAAACTACAGATACATAGCGACAAAAGGGTGCGTGGATATCCACAAGTTATTGCCGTAAGAAGCTCTGAGCTCAGACTGCAGGGCGTGCTTTTTTGTTTAAGAAATCAACCTCCAAGTTAGCACGCACCTGATTAGCGTCAACAGCATAGCCGTGCTTCTGACCAAAGATTCTCCCCAGCGAGAGAGTTATGGCGAAGCTGACGATGGCCAAAGCAAAAGACTCGGGTAGGATGCTTGCGATGAGGTGCGTGTTGAAGCTGGGAAGTGTGGGCTCGGGCAACCTGCAAAACAACGGGCGCGACATTGCGATAACTCGAAACATGGAACGACGGATAACATAGTGCTTCTTATGTGCCAACGTGTGTTCGATTTTTGTCAAAAGAAATAAGCAAGCAAGAGCATGGGTGTTGCGCAGAGCCATGGACATGTCCTTTAACGCGCATGACACTGTCCACGCTACAAATATTTCGACATTGAGGATGCCCGTCACCTTCAGCAAACTAATTTTCACCAGTACGTACTCATATTGGAACGGCCAGGCGTCCTATACTCAGCTGTGGACATGCGCACAGGGTTTGGTTTGTTTTCGATAAGAACTGCATGTTCGTATAAATAAAATGTGTGGACATTATGGTCATGATGTTTCGTTAGAACTGATCACAGTGCCACCATAGAACCGTCGGAGAACTGATATTCATTATACTTGTTGAGTAATCGATGGGAAGTTCGCATACCTTTTTTGGGACAGTTTTTGTTTTACGTTCTGGTGTTATAAAGGTTGTGTTACCCCTCATTCCTTAAAGCGTAAAATTCTTCGGTCAGTTGCATTCGCGAAATTTTTTTCTTGAGGTCAAATACATTTCCCTGCGCTTGTACACAAACAGGTGAACCACAAGGATGTCACATACAACAACTTTCTGGGAATACATTTACGTTGTCTAAGTGTGATAAAGAGACCGCTGCTTCATAAATTTATCAAGGTGTACATTTTTCCCTGTTATGAACAAATACGTGGATGATAAAATGCACCAATTGTTCTAGCACTTTCAATATGCGAAAAAATGATTGATGCGACTCGAACCTTTGCCTTAGCAAAACAGATCTATCAGTGTTAAGAGAGTGCGTCTGAGGATACACTGATTTTGGAAATTGAAATGACGTTGACGACCGCTTACTTTTCAGGAATGGTGCCAACAACTTCGACGCCATAGTTTTCTCTGAGCTTCAGGTAGTGGGATCCAACTGTGAAGAGTACcaccttaaaaaagaaaaaaagagtaaaAGAAACAAACGCCTCAGGTAACTCCGTTTTTGTATTGTTCAAAGCATGCGCactaacaaaactaaaaaaaataaaatgacacgCAGGAACCTGTTGCTTACGAGATTGCGTGATTGAAGCTACTAAACTCTTGAATAGTTCAGAACGCTGACAGAAATTATCAAAGTAAATAGAACGTTATTCTGATGTGACAAACAAATGCACAAAGATGCTTTCCTGTACATATTACGGCGGAACGGCGACATTATGTTAATTATGCGTACGAGCGCATCACACTAATGAGTTCAGCCAGAAACCAGCGCAATAGTTTTATGGAGATCAACCAAGCCATATGTCGGCAACAGCATGCGACCTCGCAATATTTTTATATGCAGGCAGCCCGTGCACAACAGCTGCGATCATAAATCGCGgatgtggaggggggggggggaagcgcaCATTCGTTGTCGTTTCACACTTTTACCTTGAAATCAAATCCTCTTTTTtggcgcagtttttttttctttcctgcatcCGGCAAAACAAACACGTCGTAAGGCAGGAAGTATGCAGGCTGGCCTATATTCTTTTCGACAGTGAAAAGTGTCTGTTTCTAAGATGAATGACGTCATTTGAA contains:
- the LOC139050429 gene encoding prestin-like isoform X4, which gives rise to MNPQDCARYGVHRPSFTQAGFNDTYIQLPKHKTVPGDVLKRIGKSQCNTRHLKHQALRLLPVFGWLRTYRVKEYLLADVVTGFTVAMFQVPQSLGYTLLASVPPVFALYNAMFPMMIYIIMGTVRQASVGADAIMSMMTGGIVRELISGDTGGHHPMVGIHNGTHAGQYTVTQVTSALCFTIGIIQLVFGFLSLGTLNVFLSEQMVNGFATGVAVQVVISQLGSIFGNHVPHMSGMFTIYKTLYAFFEHIHEVAWQTTLVAFVAIVVIMVVKLFLDPPVIRRLGIPLPIELTVVVLFTVGSHYLKLRENYGVEVVGTIPEKLPEPTLPSFNTHLIASILPESFALAIVSFAITLSLGRIFGQKHGYAVDANQEFLALGASHVFSSFFSCFPIAASVPRSAVQEGAGGKTQIVSVVNIAIIVLMVLFLGHYLEELPICVLAAIIVTSLKKIVMQVQDFKRYWDISKIDGQVWMVSFGATVIFDVITGLAIGVGFSLLTLIYKIQRPKTFLLGSVADTEFFVPIKKYQMVDEIPKIKIFHFGGPVHFANTEYFKEQLNKKIGFTVRDILKARKRAQKGSTCNLANLVKDSPMLGAESKNASLNCSVAADLCSLKSSNSCVTEMLALPTHIILDFSRVSFMDGSSIALLKSLKRDYDSVDVKLFIAACSDNVFDFLRKAEAVEFLGSDAFFPSVFDAVQAAQHPNKFIGAIPEPPPSIIEPEPEEESEDSHPEASEFL